A region from the Chrysoperla carnea chromosome 4, inChrCarn1.1, whole genome shotgun sequence genome encodes:
- the LOC123298906 gene encoding polycystic kidney disease protein 1-like 2: MYNLPNVSRTTNILGHHLIPGGGYMASFGRTPLHSRNILNTLVFDYSWFDNLTRILIIEFTAYNPHVNCFVNVKLTVEISVSGDYLLTKKVFESFI, from the exons ATGTATAATTTACCAAATGTATCAAGAACAACGAATATTTTAG GACATCATTTAATTCCTGGTGGAGGTTACATGGCTTCGTTTGGTCGAACACCGTTACATTCAAGAAACATATTAAATACTTTGGTATTTGATTATAGTTGGTTTGATAATTTAACACGAATTTTAATTATCGAATTTACCGCATATAATCCGCATGTTAATTGTTTTGTGAACGTTAAATTAACTGTCGAAATATCTGTTAGTGgagattatttattaactaaaaagGTATtcgaaagttttatttaa